In Nostoc sp. UHCC 0926, a single genomic region encodes these proteins:
- a CDS encoding RibD family protein: MGHLLKVKHRQSQAINALKIDEHLEDIWSALLECKEVMKNEPPQLNEYWAFFGNAKSPWSFQKLSEKKIPNIPESDFLIIIDFPNDFCQNFNFANQLFSQVQSAIVFKSGSPFKSDIVQDAQCFKGMWSSNGWQTFSLYIRLLVAQREAYLEKRPFLMAHLAQSLDGKIAAVNGNSQWLSNEANLKHAHRLRALHDAVMVGAVTATLDNPKLTVRLVPGKHPTPVIIEGQNDLRLDDLHMMALHERVIVLCPQEKQHRVLPQAAKEKILELPIASTKDSQERPVLAPSEILKVLYENGISTIFLEGGGQTVSYFLQADCIGLLHLHFSPLILGSGRSSFTLPVIDSIDKGLRFKMKHFDLDGEILVELLQDKQSRI; the protein is encoded by the coding sequence CTGGGGCATCTTCTAAAAGTTAAACACCGACAATCTCAAGCAATAAATGCATTGAAAATTGATGAACATTTAGAAGATATTTGGTCAGCATTACTAGAATGCAAGGAGGTCATGAAAAATGAACCTCCCCAACTTAATGAATATTGGGCTTTTTTTGGTAATGCAAAAAGTCCGTGGAGTTTCCAAAAACTTTCTGAAAAAAAGATACCCAATATTCCCGAAAGTGATTTCTTAATTATTATCGATTTTCCAAACGATTTCTGTCAAAACTTTAATTTCGCAAATCAACTATTTTCTCAAGTACAATCTGCTATCGTATTCAAAAGCGGCTCCCCTTTTAAAAGCGATATCGTGCAAGATGCCCAATGTTTTAAAGGAATGTGGAGCAGCAATGGATGGCAAACTTTTTCCTTATATATAAGGCTTTTAGTTGCTCAAAGAGAAGCTTATCTAGAAAAGCGTCCCTTTCTGATGGCTCACTTGGCACAATCTCTTGACGGCAAAATTGCAGCAGTCAATGGAAACTCTCAGTGGCTCAGTAACGAGGCTAATTTGAAACATGCCCATCGTCTGCGTGCCCTTCATGATGCTGTCATGGTAGGAGCAGTAACGGCAACACTTGACAACCCTAAGTTAACGGTTCGTTTAGTACCTGGCAAGCATCCAACTCCTGTGATTATAGAAGGTCAAAATGATTTGAGGCTTGATGATTTGCACATGATGGCGCTTCATGAAAGAGTGATTGTATTATGTCCTCAAGAAAAGCAGCATCGAGTACTACCACAAGCAGCTAAAGAAAAAATTTTGGAGCTTCCGATCGCTTCCACAAAAGATTCTCAAGAAAGACCCGTTTTAGCTCCCTCGGAAATTTTAAAGGTTTTATACGAAAATGGCATTTCTACTATTTTTTTGGAAGGTGGAGGACAAACCGTATCCTATTTCTTACAAGCTGATTGCATAGGGCTACTGCATCTCCATTTTTCTCCTTTGATTTTGGGTTCTGGACGGTCGAGTTTCACCCTTCCAGTTATAGACTCGATCGACAAAGGACTCCGCTTTAAAATGAAACACTTCGATCTCGATGGAGAAATTCTGGTGGAATTGCTCCAAGATAAGCAGTCACGCATTTAA
- a CDS encoding zinc-dependent alcohol dehydrogenase, whose product MSTNSRAYAYWLVSPSLGEIRETSVTPSLKDPLFLDTLYSGISPGTERLVGLAKVPQECWETMRCWYMEGSFALPLKYGYSLVGQADEGSNQGKRFFVMHPHQSRVVVEISDALELPDWLPSKRATLIPNTETALNAVWDAEVSQGDRILIVGAGIIGILISFVLSKEYGIGADFLEQDKQRIQYLEQLPWLQNSRLTTDYKEGDYNIVFHTSASASGLQSAINALAFEGRCIELSWYGTQSVSLQLGGSFHYQRKQIIASQVSAIARPMRKLIDYRQRKERVLSLLADAAVDILLEPVISFRDLPQFMSQLYQRQVHPVSPLIEY is encoded by the coding sequence ATGTCTACAAATTCTCGAGCTTATGCCTACTGGTTAGTCTCTCCTAGCCTTGGTGAAATTAGAGAAACCTCAGTCACGCCGTCTCTTAAAGATCCTCTGTTTTTGGACACGCTCTACAGTGGGATTAGTCCGGGTACAGAGCGGCTGGTAGGTCTAGCAAAAGTCCCTCAAGAGTGCTGGGAAACGATGCGCTGTTGGTATATGGAAGGCAGTTTTGCCTTACCTTTAAAGTACGGTTACAGTCTTGTTGGTCAAGCTGATGAAGGTTCCAACCAGGGGAAACGATTTTTTGTCATGCATCCCCACCAATCGAGAGTTGTCGTCGAAATTTCTGATGCTTTAGAGTTACCAGATTGGTTACCTAGCAAACGGGCGACTTTAATTCCCAACACGGAAACAGCCTTGAATGCGGTCTGGGATGCCGAAGTTAGTCAGGGCGATCGCATCCTAATTGTTGGTGCAGGCATTATCGGTATTCTCATTAGCTTTGTCCTCAGCAAAGAGTATGGTATTGGAGCAGACTTTTTAGAACAAGATAAGCAGCGAATTCAATACTTAGAACAACTACCCTGGTTGCAAAATTCCCGTTTAACAACCGACTACAAAGAAGGTGATTACAATATCGTTTTTCATACCAGTGCTTCTGCTTCTGGACTTCAAAGTGCAATTAATGCTCTAGCTTTTGAAGGTCGCTGTATCGAACTCAGTTGGTACGGAACACAATCAGTTTCCTTGCAATTAGGGGGTTCCTTTCATTACCAACGCAAACAAATTATTGCTTCTCAAGTTTCTGCGATCGCTAGACCGATGCGAAAGCTAATTGACTATCGCCAGCGCAAAGAACGGGTTTTGAGCTTGCTCGCAGATGCAGCCGTAGATATTCTTCTTGAACCTGTGATTTCTTTTAGAGACTTGCCACAATTTATGTCACAGTTATATCAGCGTCAAGTGCATCCAGTTTCGCCATTAATTGAGTATTAA
- a CDS encoding 6-pyruvoyl trahydropterin synthase family protein → MFSVAVKDHIMIAHSFQGEIFGPAQKLHGATYIVTAEFKLPQLDKDGLVIDIGQAIAILKEVLEPLNYQNLDTLEQFKGINTTTEYMGYYIHQQISKQVSSFFQGSLKITLEESHIAWGSYEAQV, encoded by the coding sequence ATGTTTTCTGTTGCAGTAAAAGACCACATTATGATTGCCCATAGCTTCCAAGGGGAAATTTTTGGCCCCGCTCAAAAGCTACACGGAGCAACCTATATAGTTACGGCTGAATTTAAACTACCTCAGTTGGATAAAGATGGCTTAGTAATTGATATCGGTCAGGCGATCGCAATTCTCAAAGAAGTTTTAGAACCGTTAAATTACCAAAACTTGGATACTCTTGAACAATTTAAGGGGATAAATACAACGACAGAATACATGGGTTATTATATTCACCAGCAAATTAGCAAACAAGTCAGTTCTTTTTTCCAAGGCTCTCTCAAAATTACTCTGGAGGAAAGTCATATCGCTTGGGGAAGCTATGAAGCTCAGGTATGA
- a CDS encoding glycosyltransferase family 4 protein yields MKLRYEASTIHFIQPQLSHVSGGSIYNLEIVKRLEQEARGKGFFHALNSPVSELIERFNALPSSCAFVLDGLYLTIPEFKASVEKFSPYFQRIYLMLHYLESRNIYYSNQEKESLWTSDKLWLKAVNGIIVPSLQMRDYLSSQGIEKDKITVAFPGIEKVKVSRLSDPKKLSEQEPINLITVGTFSQGKGQLDLVQMLAQMQVKNFRLHLIGDYEQNASYTEEILAIIERSQMQDWIILHGYLPQQAMFDLFPQCALYLSPSTYESYSMATAEAVVHGLPVLAYATGAIVDWIEDGSNGILIEPGKQEQFFKALTRLLTVRNELTQLQTNALAHIANLSFNSWDKTYRDFLQAFNK; encoded by the coding sequence ATGAAGCTCAGGTATGAAGCGAGCACAATCCATTTTATTCAACCTCAATTGAGTCATGTATCAGGAGGCTCGATTTACAATTTAGAAATTGTCAAACGACTAGAGCAGGAAGCCAGAGGCAAGGGATTTTTTCACGCCTTAAATAGCCCTGTTAGCGAGCTGATTGAGCGTTTCAACGCTTTGCCTTCTAGCTGCGCCTTTGTGCTTGATGGACTCTACTTGACAATTCCTGAATTCAAAGCTTCTGTTGAGAAATTTAGTCCCTATTTCCAGCGAATTTACCTGATGCTTCACTATCTGGAGTCGAGGAATATCTACTACTCAAATCAGGAAAAGGAATCCCTCTGGACTAGCGATAAACTATGGCTAAAAGCTGTGAATGGGATTATTGTTCCCAGCTTGCAAATGCGAGATTATCTCTCAAGTCAGGGCATAGAAAAAGATAAGATTACAGTAGCATTTCCAGGGATAGAAAAGGTTAAAGTGTCCCGTTTGTCTGATCCCAAGAAACTTTCTGAACAAGAACCGATAAATCTGATTACAGTAGGAACATTTTCTCAAGGCAAAGGACAACTCGATTTAGTACAAATGTTAGCCCAGATGCAGGTGAAAAATTTTCGCCTGCATTTGATTGGTGATTACGAACAGAACGCCAGTTACACAGAAGAGATTCTGGCGATAATAGAGCGATCGCAAATGCAAGATTGGATCATTTTACATGGCTACCTTCCGCAACAGGCCATGTTTGACTTGTTCCCCCAATGCGCTCTTTATCTCTCCCCATCTACCTATGAGAGTTACTCTATGGCTACCGCTGAAGCAGTTGTTCACGGACTACCCGTATTAGCTTATGCAACGGGAGCAATTGTTGACTGGATTGAGGATGGTAGCAATGGCATACTAATTGAGCCAGGTAAGCAGGAGCAGTTTTTCAAAGCACTCACAAGGCTGCTTACAGTGCGTAATGAACTCACTCAGTTACAGACAAATGCTTTGGCTCACATCGCTAACCTATCCTTTAATTCTTGGGATAAAACTTATCGGGATTTTTTACAAGCATTTAACAAGTGA
- a CDS encoding amylo-alpha-1,6-glucosidase: MCIEFGREICGNLDTAESREWLVTNGIGGYASATVAGLLTRRYHGLLVAALKPPLSRTLLLAKLDETVLYDTRSYSLHTNRWADGTVSPHGYQHIERFSLENTIPVWRFAVADALLEKRVWMQQGANTTYVQYTLRRATQPLKLTLKAMVNYRDYHGDTQSNGWQMSVEQVEQGICVTAYSGAIPLYLLSDGGSASVAHNWYYGFDLAVERYRGLRDKEDHLHAATFEVTLNPGEAMSTTGCAYAFVASTEKQPDLHGEAALKLRRAQEQKLTGLWNSNQPLNTKESPSWINHLVLAADQFIVNRPVPEDSNGKTVIAGYHWFGDWGRDTMISLPGLTISTGRPEVARSILRTFARYVDQGMLPNRFPDAGEQPEYNTVDATLWYFEAVRAYYSATDDDNLLGELFPILADIINWHCRGTRYNIHLDPVDGLLYAGVAGVQLTWMDAKVDDWVVTPRIGKPIEVNALWYNALRTMAKFARQLGKPHQEYEAMADRAQYRFSRFWNDETGYCYDVLDSPDGDDSALRPNQIFAVSLPESLLTPAQQRSVVETCGRVLLTSHGLRSLAPDHPQYQGKYGGNQYQRDGAYHQGTVWGWLLGPFVLAHLRVYKNPEQARQFLEPMANHLTVHGLGSLSEIFDGDAPMTPRGCIAQAWTVAEVLRAWLATEI; this comes from the coding sequence ATGTGTATAGAATTTGGGCGGGAAATCTGCGGCAATCTCGACACCGCAGAGTCACGGGAGTGGTTAGTTACTAACGGTATTGGTGGTTACGCTTCTGCAACTGTGGCAGGTTTATTGACCCGCCGCTATCACGGACTACTGGTAGCAGCATTGAAACCACCTCTGAGTCGCACTTTGCTGCTGGCAAAACTAGATGAAACTGTCCTGTATGACACTCGCTCTTATTCTCTACACACCAATCGTTGGGCAGATGGTACTGTCAGTCCCCACGGTTATCAACATATTGAACGTTTTTCTCTGGAAAACACAATACCCGTATGGCGGTTTGCTGTTGCTGATGCCTTATTAGAAAAACGGGTGTGGATGCAACAAGGCGCTAACACAACCTATGTCCAATATACTCTGCGTCGTGCCACCCAACCGCTGAAGTTAACACTCAAAGCAATGGTCAACTACCGCGATTATCACGGCGACACCCAAAGCAACGGTTGGCAGATGTCTGTTGAGCAGGTGGAACAGGGAATTTGTGTAACTGCTTATTCGGGCGCTATACCACTGTATCTGTTGAGCGATGGCGGTAGTGCATCTGTTGCCCACAATTGGTATTATGGCTTTGACTTGGCAGTTGAACGCTATCGGGGATTGAGAGATAAAGAAGACCATCTCCATGCTGCCACTTTTGAAGTTACACTGAATCCTGGAGAAGCGATGTCTACGACGGGCTGCGCCTACGCATTTGTAGCCAGCACAGAAAAACAACCAGATTTGCATGGCGAAGCTGCACTTAAGTTGCGTCGCGCTCAAGAGCAGAAGCTAACAGGACTTTGGAATAGTAACCAACCCCTCAACACTAAGGAATCACCTAGCTGGATCAACCATCTAGTACTAGCTGCTGACCAGTTTATTGTTAACCGCCCAGTGCCAGAAGACTCCAACGGTAAAACCGTCATCGCTGGTTATCACTGGTTTGGCGACTGGGGACGCGACACAATGATTAGTCTCCCTGGTTTGACAATTTCGACTGGTCGCCCAGAGGTAGCACGCTCAATTCTTCGCACCTTTGCCAGATACGTAGACCAAGGAATGTTGCCGAATCGCTTTCCCGATGCGGGTGAGCAACCAGAATATAATACTGTTGATGCCACTCTCTGGTACTTTGAAGCAGTCCGCGCCTACTACAGCGCTACGGACGATGATAATTTGCTTGGTGAACTCTTTCCAATACTTGCAGATATCATTAATTGGCACTGTCGCGGGACACGCTACAACATCCACCTTGATCCAGTCGATGGCTTACTTTATGCAGGCGTTGCTGGTGTGCAACTTACCTGGATGGATGCCAAGGTTGACGATTGGGTAGTAACGCCCCGAATTGGCAAACCGATTGAAGTTAATGCTCTCTGGTATAATGCTTTACGGACAATGGCAAAGTTTGCCCGTCAGCTTGGTAAACCACATCAAGAATATGAGGCAATGGCAGACCGTGCTCAGTATAGATTTTCTCGCTTCTGGAATGACGAGACAGGTTATTGCTATGACGTTCTAGACAGTCCTGATGGTGATGATTCGGCGTTGCGTCCTAACCAAATCTTTGCTGTTTCATTACCAGAAAGTCTGCTAACACCTGCCCAGCAAAGGAGTGTGGTGGAAACTTGCGGACGAGTGCTGCTGACCTCTCATGGACTGCGATCGCTTGCCCCCGATCATCCTCAATATCAGGGTAAATACGGTGGTAATCAGTATCAACGTGATGGAGCTTATCACCAGGGGACAGTTTGGGGTTGGTTATTGGGGCCGTTCGTCTTAGCACACCTGCGCGTCTACAAAAACCCTGAGCAGGCTCGTCAATTTTTGGAACCAATGGCTAATCATCTCACTGTACACGGTCTTGGTAGTCTCAGCGAGATTTTTGATGGTGATGCTCCGATGACTCCGCGTGGATGTATTGCTCAAGCGTGGACAGTGGCAGAGGTTTTACGTGCTTGGTTGGCGACGGAGATTTGA
- a CDS encoding quercetin 2,3-dioxygenase — translation MTVNLQGILQQPGQGSSYWVFGDLCTFKAVGEETGQAYALIEITVQPQNGPPPHIHNHEDEAFYIQEGELEFQLDEQIILAIPGTFLHSPKGQLHRFTNIGSQPAKLLCWVTPAGLEKFFMEVGVPVSERTQLPSLSPADIEKILAAAPRYGLEIILPSAESSQV, via the coding sequence CCAGGACAAGGTTCTTCATACTGGGTGTTTGGGGATTTGTGTACCTTTAAGGCGGTAGGTGAAGAAACTGGTCAAGCTTATGCTCTAATTGAAATTACTGTTCAACCACAAAACGGTCCACCTCCCCACATTCATAATCATGAAGATGAAGCCTTTTATATTCAAGAGGGAGAATTGGAATTTCAGCTTGATGAGCAGATTATATTAGCAATTCCTGGAACCTTTCTTCACTCTCCTAAAGGTCAACTTCATAGGTTTACAAATATCGGCTCACAGCCAGCAAAATTGCTGTGTTGGGTCACACCAGCAGGGTTAGAGAAGTTTTTTATGGAAGTAGGTGTGCCAGTCTCAGAGAGGACGCAATTACCTAGCCTAAGTCCGGCAGACATTGAAAAAATTTTAGCAGCTGCTCCAAGATACGGTCTTGAGATTATTCTGCCGTCTGCTGAATCTTCGCAGGTATAG